A genomic segment from bacterium encodes:
- a CDS encoding PilT/PilU family type 4a pilus ATPase, translating into MEINNLLKMMIEKGASDLQVKVGRPPILRIAGEIVPEQTGKLNANDTKKMLESIMDDEHKKRFDERHWVDISYSIPGVSRFRASIFSQRGTAAAVFRAIPFEVPTIDSLELPEVLKDLAASPHGLVLITGPAGSGKSTTLAAMIDYINENRACHIITVEDPIEFLFRDKKATITQKELGADTLSMNDALISIFRQDPNVICIGEMRDMDTFKVAMRAAETGHLVLSTLHTASADQTLDRIISIFPTEQQQQVRVQLSLSLQGIISQKLIRKLDGKSRVATFEILISSPTIRKLIEEHNLSKIYDTIFTSVSQYRMQTLEQSLAALLKNDVISYKEAISSCNKVDDLKRALRSINIDEHMFEGEKEITTEIENSYTRPIKSTLNFQ; encoded by the coding sequence ATGGAAATTAATAATCTGCTTAAAATGATGATAGAAAAAGGTGCCTCTGATTTACAGGTAAAGGTAGGCAGACCACCTATCTTACGTATTGCCGGCGAGATTGTTCCGGAGCAAACAGGGAAGTTAAATGCTAATGATACAAAAAAGATGTTAGAATCTATTATGGATGATGAACATAAGAAAAGATTTGATGAGCGGCACTGGGTAGATATTAGTTATAGTATTCCTGGTGTCTCACGATTTAGAGCAAGTATCTTTTCTCAACGAGGAACGGCTGCCGCAGTATTTCGGGCGATTCCATTTGAAGTCCCAACGATTGATTCATTGGAACTCCCAGAGGTATTAAAGGATTTAGCCGCATCCCCTCACGGATTAGTTCTGATAACCGGCCCGGCGGGAAGTGGCAAATCAACAACATTAGCCGCGATGATTGACTATATTAATGAAAACCGTGCTTGCCATATTATCACGGTGGAAGACCCAATCGAATTCCTATTTAGGGATAAAAAAGCAACCATAACTCAGAAAGAATTAGGTGCAGATACACTTTCTATGAATGATGCCTTAATAAGTATTTTTAGACAGGACCCAAATGTAATCTGTATCGGTGAGATGCGAGATATGGATACCTTTAAGGTGGCAATGCGTGCCGCAGAAACTGGACACTTAGTCTTGAGTACTTTACATACCGCCAGTGCTGACCAGACTTTAGACCGAATAATAAGTATCTTCCCGACAGAACAACAACAGCAGGTGCGTGTTCAATTATCCCTTAGTTTGCAAGGGATAATTTCCCAAAAGTTAATTCGTAAGTTAGATGGGAAAAGTAGGGTAGCAACCTTTGAAATTCTAATCTCATCCCCAACCATAAGAAAGTTAATCGAAGAACATAACCTGTCTAAAATCTATGACACTATTTTTACATCAGTAAGTCAATATCGAATGCAAACCCTGGAGCAATCATTAGCCGCATTACTTAAAAATGATGTGATTAGTTATAAAGAGGCTATTTCTTCTTGTAATAAGGTAGATGACCTGAAAAGAGCACTTAGAAGTATAAATATAGATGAACATATGTTTGAGGGGGAAAAAGAAA